In Ooceraea biroi isolate clonal line C1 chromosome 13, Obir_v5.4, whole genome shotgun sequence, a genomic segment contains:
- the LOC105286339 gene encoding RRP12-like protein, producing the protein MGKLRPRLASKKKAKRWAKGQSSSSNPTTTKHREQARGMFFKDVCGTPGITKEDLRKHDALQGIESDLAELEVDEDQSEKTAYTSTTFATNYSNCSNVSFERFLNHFQSSSIVHKEMLAVLAAVTEVLKQNNGNKSATEYFAVLMTTLEAVEDDTSVAATLSLFGMNLKTVPKSVLIRKFGVTSQVLLEILSKYTVSENYLVVRHCLGCLSILLRAQEAAAWTDSSTVRALDAILSFITHTKPKPRKSAQHGICAILKGSELTRGENPPSLHPAAGQIATYCITQLDSACKPGSPLTTTLHTLTLLKDIMHQLPKSHVKTTCERILSIMTLKNVLVTSCCLQTLHGLFVSRPSETTLPLQRNVDIITALYDYQPPVSDTQPTLAWLAVMQEAHCNLVYISSAISRRTSEVGTLLDYAIPKILKKCIELWLSDKTEVISGASHAIKIIFQECVAFLCENEQRIKTYNLTLSEIIKMMRKTLSYQYVNAWQHIFHLIALLFQITGKPKLSTSDLIYQYLRDIVKSLGELRDSHNFAYNSDAEYAIGAAIRAMGPEAVLNVLPLRTDDSADDSADDSADDINVKRGWMIPLLKDCVTSGSISFFERVLLPIIEICEERMKDPVSGKTYEFLVPQIWSILPSVCNDASDVKDNFNRIAKRLGTTIKDRQNLKLPVMTALRRLITRATQDENAADIAVLAYYAKNYLPILFNLYTTRPSGTDEEGQRLAALDTIKVYITITSSELANELFDNALRNFNNPDANTFLKESIHDLIRVLIGYADVTKLKVCYGMYVSFLKDNAKQKEQKKAYRFLEEVCASDKEVCKQFLQERRRDIQKVLISSATSVVKTSRGARLACLVHLVTLHPQLENTKFLQAIVPEVVLSVKDINERCRNTAYRLLNVIAEKFLDNSKHLKDYMDMLIVGLGGEQKYVSATLLALASLTYHHGVSLGTETISEILKHVRTILNSPTRECVESALSYVKVYITVIRPSVAELQSIIEALSQINEDCKRHFRQKIRDIFTKLIRKYAMESISSMLPISDTILHKRLKNINKIENAKRKERELERMKKRENDEEFNAKRKPKSIEDILADSDEEFEKTEKEEPRKNKKISKRNVWIQENQGNIVNLADLVAARNITTTQPGVSNPKSPVKKVKDYGFKTAPDGRLIITDDNDRDSDVEKTNKKKRKASFLQSDSEDDNADEDDASIVTAARTAGVKRAKHSESVSDVMSLKSQTTSKYQAGGSGIHRPLRAKKEKRKERVPGSEYRAVKAKGDIKKKGKPDPYVYLPFTRSVLNKSRYLIRVISKHFCEYT; encoded by the exons ATGGGTAAATTAAGACCTCGCTTGGCAAGTAAAAAGAAGGCGAAACGATGGGCCAAAGGCCAGAGTTCGAGCTCAAATCCGACGACTACGAAACATCGCGAGCAAGCGAGAGGCATGTTTTTCAAAGACGTTTGCGGTACACCGGGTATCACGAAGGAGGATCTACGGAAACACGATGCTCTTCAAGGGATTGAGTCAGATTTAGCAGAGCTCGAGGTCGATGAGGATCAGTCTGAAAAGACCGCGTATACCTCTACTACATTTGCTACCAATTACAGCAATTGTTCCAATGTTTCTTTTGAAAGATTTCTTAACCACTTTCAATCGAGCTCGATCGTGCACAAGGAGATGTTGGCGGTATTAGCGGCCGTTACGGAGGTTCTCAAGCAGAATAATGGTAACAAAAGTGCAACAGAATATTTCGCCGTATTGATGACTACTCTGGAAGCAGTGGAGGATGATACTTCTGTAGCCGCAACGCTATCCTTGTTCGGGATGAATCTAAAGACGGTGCCTAAAAGCGTGCTCATCCGCAAGTTCGGTGTAACCAGTCAAGTTCTCCTGGAAATCCTATCAAAGTATACGGTGAGTGAGAACTACCTCGTCGTACGACATTGCTTAGGTTGCCTCTCTATACTGTTGAGAGCACAGGAGGCTGCTGCTTGGACCGATTCTTCGACGGTACGAGCGTTAGATGCCATACTATCTTTCATCACTCATACGAAGCCTAAGCCACGCAAATCCGCTCAACATGGGATATGTGCAATTCTCAAGGGCAGTGAGCTGACGAGAGGCGAGAACCCGCCGAGTCTTCATCCCGCTGCAGGACAGATCGCGACATATTGTATTACGCAATTGGACTCTGCTTGTAAACCAGGATCACCACTTACTACCACATTGCACACTCTTACGTTATTGAAGGACATAATGCATCAACTACCAAAATCACACGTAAAAACTACTTGCGAACGTATATTAAGCATTATGACGTTGAAAAATGTACTGGTAACATCTTGCTGTTTGCAAACGCTGCACGGATTGTTCGTCTCGAGACCGAGCGAAACGACATTGCCTCTGCAACGAAACGTCGATATCATTACGGCTCTTTACGATTATCAACCACCCGTTTCCGATACGCAGCCAACGCTGGCGTGGTTGGCGGTTATGCAGGAGGCTCATTGCAATCTCGTGTATATCTCAAGTGCAATTTCTCGTCGAACCTCCGAGGTCGGAACGTTATTGGACTACGCTATACctaaaatattgaagaaatgTATTGAACTCTGGCTGTCCGATAAGACGGAGGTCATATCCGGTGCGTCCCACGctatcaagataatttttcagGAATGCGTGGCATTTCTTTGCGAAAACGAGCAGCGGATCAAAACATATAATCTTACTTTAAGCGAGATCATCAAGATGATGCGCAAGACACTGAGTTATCAGTATGTCAACGCTTGGCAACACATTTTCCATCTTATAGCCTTGTTGTTTCAGATAACTGGCAAACCGAAGCTTTCCACGAGCGATCTTATCTATCAATATCTTAGGGATATCGTCAAGTCCTTGGGAGAGCTGCGAGATTCCCACAACTTTGCATATAACAGCGATGCGGAATACGCGATCGGAGCGGCGATCAGAGCTATGGGTCCAGAGGCCGTTCTGAATGTTTTACCTCTGAGAACCGACGATAGTGCCGACGATAGTGCCGACGATAGTGCCGacgatataaatgtaaaacgcgGTTGGATGATACCATTGTTGAAGGACTGCGTAACCAGTGGCAGCATCTCTTTCTTCGAGCGAGTTCTACTACCGATTATTGAGATATGCGAGGAAAGGATGAAGGATCCCGTAAGTGGTAAGACGTACGAGTTTCTGGTGCCGCAAATCTGGTCAATCTTGCCGAGCGTATGCAATGACGCGAGCGATGTGAAGGATAACTTTAATCGTATCGCCAAGCGATTAGGTACGACTATCAAAGATCGACAGAATCTCAAGTTACCCGTGATGACGGCCTTGAGAAGGTTGATTACAAGGGCGACGCAGGATGAGAACGCTGCTGACATTGCTGTACTCGCTTACTACGCCAAAAATTATTTGCccattcttttcaatttgtaCACGACGAGACCAAGCGGTACGGACGAGGAAGGACAACGTCTCGCCGCGCTGGATACGATCAAGGTTTACATCACCATCACCAGCAGTGAATTAGCGAATGAATTGTTCGACAATGCGttgagaaattttaataatcctgACGCGAATACCTTTCTCAAGGAGAGTATCCATGATTTAATAAGAGTGTTAATCGGCTATGCGGATGTGACAAAATTGAAGGTATGTTACGGCATGTACGTATCCTTCTTGAAGGATAACGCTAAACAGAAGGAACAGAAGAAGGCTTACCGATTTCTGGAGGAAGTATGCGCCAGCGACAAAGAAGTGTGCAAACAGTTTCTTCAGGAACGTAGACGCGACATTCAGAAAGTGTTGATATCATCAGCGACCAGTGTAGTCAAAACGAGCAGAGGAGCACGTCTTGCATGTTTAGTGCATCTTGTTACGCTACATCCGCAGCTCGAGAACACCAAGTTTCTGCAGGCTATCGTACCGGAAGTCGTATTATCCGTTAAGGACATAAATGAAAGGTGCCGCAACACGGCGTATCGACTGCTCAACGTTATTGCCGAGAAATTCCTCGACAATAGCAAGCATCTCAAGGATTACATGGATATGCTGATAGTCGGTTTAGGGGGTGAGCAAAAGTACGTCAGTGCTACTTTGTTAGCTCTGGCCTCTCTCACTTATCATCACGGTGTTTCTTTGGGTACGGAGACCATCTCGGAGATCTTGAAGCATGTGCGTACTATTTTGAACAGTCCCACGCGAGAGTGCGTAGAGTCCGCTTTGTCGTACGTGAAGGTCTATATAACCGTAATCCGTCCATCCGTCGCGGAATTGCAGTCTATAATCGAAGCTCTCTCGCAAATAAACGAGGACTGCAAGCGACACTTTCGCCAAAAGATACGTGACatttttacgaaattaataagaaagtaTGCCATGGAGTCGATATCAAGTATGCTACCGATCTCGGATACAATCCTGCACAAGAGATTGAAGAACATCAATAAGATagaaaatgcaaaaaggaagGAGCGGGAGCTTGAAAGGATGAAGAAGCGAGAGAACGATGAAGAATTTAATGCCAAGAGGAAACCCAAGAGCATAGAGGATATATTGGCTGACAGCGACGAGGAATTTGAGAAAACGGAAAAGGAGGAACCgcggaaaaataagaaaatatcgaaacgGAACGTTTGGATTCAAGAGAATCAAGGAAATATCGTTAATCTTGCTGATCTCGTTGCTGCCAGGAATATTACAA CTACTCAACCGGGTGTTTCAAATCCAAAGAGTCCAGTAAAAAAAGTTAAGGATTACGGTTTCAAGACTGCACCTGACGGTCGCCTCATCATTACCGATGATAATGACAGGGACAGTGATGTGGAgaaaactaataaaaagaaaagaaaagcttCCTTCCTTCAAAGTGATTCAGAAGATGATAACG CGGATGAAGATGATGCATCAATAGTGACCGCCGCAAGGACAGCTGGCGTAAAGAGAGCTAAGCACAGCGAGAGCGTGTCAGACGTAATGAGCTTAAAAAGTCAAACAACATCGAAATATCAAG CTGGTGGATCGGGCATTCACAGACCGTTAAgagcgaaaaaagaaaaaagaaaagaacgcgTGCCTGGTTCGGAATACCGTGCAGTAAAAGCCAAGGGAGACATTAAAAAGAAGGGTAAACCAGATCCTTACGTATACTTACCTTTCACCAGATCTGTTTTAAACAAAAG CCGGTATTTGATACGTGTCATTTCAAAGCATTTTTGCGAGTATACTTAA
- the LOC105286338 gene encoding blastoderm-specific protein 25D, with the protein MAEHDSDLYEQQLFVVFESCLTSGENELDENGLFSICNKLHLDELIEELKSCICKQHADKETISFSEFRDGLLLLLKESQGLISDKEHIMQSYYNLNTTGNVDIEKSKDSPLVDSISTVHSRDIKPAVTTHTEENKLIRLWENIKGNADPTTMRLISSCLGIPELPKEITESIFERLDRNCDGLISFDEFVIIFQKGSIEALRRRNNECYNAVNCNVNTLDLSASGKISSLEINESLDKEDVAGVSNVIILSSSGDLNALDASLAELTNIICDEMKNLNESLDSDTIQSHISLLREIVVIHQEEQRNLNTVIENMRAEKEKMRVDMLEANERANALAQEIDEYQVQLEKTKENLQRQSEQRYVEITKELSNQLNIEREMEAAALKSKDDQLQALQKETHEMKNKVVNMLQESQMLEAENKNLLSQIEKLRQSNNNLLAHIKVLDAEHDEIQNIETKQQEQVNFFVERIKQLQSEVTLLRDQNDELGAELENFKRYGGKDTRHEALPSLAYDLQLNEKRAAMEEDRSEIDRQAHATSTVRFDLGSSMNERQMDMSTTEYEKLRHTITKDLENVLTSTKCAPEKCALRDGLSRLITGLQSNFISRYPAQDFGKNIASELDMECEERSNESLRDLVVSKLPKLAACTKRAIASNSMEDINELSGQDAKAPTQSKMTSLRDYPPRKEEHSMEQCKANKEKDNFLNIIENVEHISKIVPTNAELLEMEKKQLIERCQELERSLDLLKVEYEECEDYWAAKLEEERQLFEQEQKISDDKLAELINKIAEYEELISPLDKLKNNGRLSPIEEKFNLERQYVDLEEEFEKWKIRAENDISQKNLEIGDLREKLRLVEHPITSDFCIQVSDETFSTSTWSDLSHCKSPSTSSIPSTNELFTNVCSHNANVNQTCHTSEFPLANDSNGLLKQDYIDGCDPYDVHSECSVKRIKSINKKRKKQIHKKNPRINAKTMLTMTEEDKHDSEFQLIYDVMKESNYSCAPNSNAQQHRDLNIVQDLKIRLYAQEHKKRQLQRYIKQQRQYIEKLLQRVMVQHQTEVCELQCLLRNTQEKLQMQVQMTVDQADKLASADVLVKDLYMENAYLTAHMNHLEERYLIFTGLNVEATSMRCSNNHST; encoded by the exons ATGGCTGAACACGACAGCGATCTGTACGAACAACAACTTTTTGTTGTATTTGAGAGCTGTTTGACAAGTGGAGAGAATGAACTCGATGAAAATGGTTTATTCTCCATTTGTAACAAGTTACACCTGGATGAGTTAATCGAGGAATTGAAATCATGCATTTGCAAGCAGCATGCAGATAAAGAAACaatatctttttcagaatttcgCGATGGTTTGTTACTTCTATTGAAAGAATCCCAAGGACTAATAAGCGACAAAGAGCACATTATGCAATCATACTACAATTTAAATACAACGGGCAACGTTGATATTGAGAAAAGTAAAGACTCACCATTGGTCGATAGCATTTCGACGGTTCATTCACGAGATATAAAACCTGCTGTTACAACGCATACGGAGGAGAATAAATTGATACGTCTGTGGGAgaatataaaaggaaacgcGGATCCTACAACGATGCGATTGATATCGAGTTGTTTAGGAATCCCAGAGCTTCCAAAGGAAATAACGGAATCCATCTTTGAGAGACTCGATCGGAATTGCGATGGACTGATAAGCTTCGACGAGttcgtaattatatttcaaaaaggAAGCATAGAGGCTCTgcgaagaagaaataatgaatGTTACAACGCTGTAAATTGCAACGTAAATACGTTGGACTTGAGTGCGTCTGGTAAAATTAGCTCGCTAGAAATAAACGAAAGCTTAGATAAGGAAGACGTTGCCGGCGTTTccaatgtaattatattgtcGTCTAGCGGAGATCTGAACGCGTTGGATGCTAGTCTTGCGGAATTAACGAATATCATATGCGACgagatgaaaaatttgaaTGAATCGTTAGATAGCGATACTATCCAGTCTCACATCAGCCTACTACGGGAAATAGTTGTTATTCATCAGGAAGAGCAACGCAATCTGAATACCGTGATAGAGAACATGAGAgcggaaaaggaaaaaatgcgTGTCGATATGTTGGAAGCTAACGAGCGGGCGAATGCATTGGCACAAGAAATCGACGAGTATCAAGTTCAATTGGAAAAGACAAAAGAGAACCTGCAAAGGCAGAGTGAGCAGCGTTACGTCGAAATTACGAAGGAGCTCTCGAATCAGCTGAATATCGAACGAGAGATGGAGGCCGCAGCTCTGAAATCGAAGGACGATCAGTTACAGGCGCTGCAAAAGGAGACTCACGAGATGAAGAATAAAGTTGTAAATATGTTGCAGGAGAGTCAAATGCTGGAAGCGGAAAATAAGAATCTGCTTAGTCAAATAGAAAAGTTGCGACAATCGAATAACAATCTGTTGGCACATATAAAAGTGTTGGATGCGGAGCACGACGAGATACAAAACATAGAAACGAAACAACAGGAGCAAGTTAATTTCTTCGTCGAACGCATCAAACAATTGCAGTCGGAAGTAACTCTCTTGCGAGATCAGAACGATGAGCTTGGAGCGGAACTGGAAAATTTTAAGCGTTATGGTGGTAAAGATACGAGACACGAAGCGTTGCCATCTCTGGCATACGATTTACAGTTAAATGAGAAACGTGCAGCGATGGAAGAAGATAGATCCGAGATAGATCGACAAGCTCACGCGACATCGACAGTACGGTTTGATCTCGGATCGTCGATGAATGAACGACAGATGGATATGTCGACGACGGAATATGAAAAGCTGAGACACACAATTACGAAGGATCTGGAAAATGTATTAACGAGTACAAAATGCGCTCCAGAGAAATGTGCCTTGAGAGATGGTTTATCGAGACTGATTACTGGTTTGCAGTCAAACTTTATATCACGTTATCCTGCTCAAGATTTCGGGAAAAATATAGCTTCTGAACTTGACATGGAGTGCGAAGAACGAAGTAACGAATCTTTACGAGATTTAGTCGTTTCAAAACTACCGAAATTAGCTGCTTGTACGAAACGTGCAATTGCGTCAAACAGCATGGAAGATATTAATGAGCTCTCTGGTCAAGATGCGAAAGCACCAACGCAAAGCAAAATGACGAGCCTTAGAGATTATCCACCGCGGAAAGAAGAACATTCGATGGAACAGTGCAAAGCCAATAAAGAGAAGGATAATTTCttgaatattattgaaaatgtcGAGCACATTTCGAAGATCGTACCGACAAACGCAGAATTGTTGGAGATGGAGAAGAAACAGTTGATCGAACGTTGCCAAGAACTCGAACGAAGtttagatttattaaaagtcgAATATGAAGAATGCGAGGATTATTGGGCTGCTAAACTGGAAGAGGAGAGACAACTCTTTGAACAAGAACAAAAAATAAGTGACGACAAACTGGCCGaactgattaataaaatagcagAATATGAAGAATTAATTAGTCCTTTGGACAAACTGAAAAACAATGGACGATTATCTCCGATAgaggaaaaatttaatttggaaCGACAG TACGTAGATCTTGAAGAAGAAttcgaaaaatggaaaataagaGCTGAAAACGATATTTCTCAGAAGAATCTAGAAATTGGAGATTTAcgtgaaaaattaagattGGTGGAACATCCGATCACGAGTGATTTCTGTATACAAGTTTCAGATGAGACTTTTTCAACGTCAACGTGGTCAGATTTATCCCATTGCAAATCTCCCAGTACATCTAGTATCCCATCAACGAATGAGTTGTTCACTAATGTATGTTCGCATAATGCAAACGTAAATCAAACGTGTCATACCTCGGAATTTCCATTAGCCAATGATTCAAATGGGCTGTTGAAGCAAGATTATATCGACGGTTGCGATCCGTATGACGTACATTCCGAATGTTCCGTGAAAAGAATCAAAAGTataaacaaaaagagaaagaagcaaatacataaaaagaaTCCACGCATTAACGCTAAGACTATGTTAACGATGACGGAGGAAGATAAACATGATTCggaatttcaattaatatacgaTGTAATGAAAGAGAGCAACTATTCATGCGCGCCCAACAGTAATGCACAACAACATAGAGATTTAAATATCGTacaagatttaaaaataagacTTTACGCACAGGAACACAAGAAACGGCAATTACAACGTTATATTAAGCAGCAGCGACAATATATTGAGAAACTGCTACAAC GTGTCATGGTGCAACATCAGACCGAAGTATGTGAATTACAGTGCCTTCTCCGTAATACTCAGGAGAAACTCCAAATGCAAGTCCAAATGACCGTCGATcag gcTGATAAATTGGCCAGTGCAGATGTATTAGTGAAGGATCTGTATATGGAAAATGCATATTTGACGGCACATATGAATCACTTGGAAGAACGCTATCTCATCTTTACCGGCCTCAATGTGGAAGCAACTTCGATGCGATGTTCAAATAATCATTCTACTTAG